The following nucleotide sequence is from Paenibacillus odorifer.
ACTTAATTGTTATAGCCCGCAGAAGGGAGCAACTGGAGGAGCTAAAATCTGAAATCAATCATAACTACCCCGATGTAGTTGTCGTTATTCGAGTGACTGACTTATCCGTTTCTAGTAATGCTTATAAGCTTTATGAGGATCTACAAGGGTTCGAAATCGAAACTTGGATCAACAATGCGGGATTTGGAAATTTCGCTTCAGTGGCCAAGCAAGATTTAGATAAAATTTCTGCAATGCTGCATCTGAACATTGAATCGTTGACGATCCTTTCCTCTCTATTCGTTCGTGATTACTCCAATGTTGAAGGAACACAATTAATCAACGTTTCATCCGGTGGCGGCTATACGATTGTGGGAAATGCCATTACGTACTGTGCGACTAAGTTCTATGTGAGTGCCTTTACTGAAGGACTCTCTCATGAGTTGAAGAGTCAAGGTGCACTTATGCAGGCTAAAGTGCTGGCACCTGCCGCAACAGAAACAGAATTCGCGAAGCTTTCTTTCGATGTCCCCGAATTCGAATATCATGGGACTGTGCCGAAATATCATACCGCGAAGGAAATGGCTGTATTCATGCTTGATCTGTATGACAACGATCATGTTGTGGGGATTGTTAATGGTTTGACGTACGAGTTCGAGTTGAGAGATACCCTCTATAATTATGTGGCGAGCACGCGATAAGTTCATCTCGTAATGGCAAGTTAAGAAGCATGATCATCCTTTACGGATCGCCGTGCTTCGACAATGATGTATCTCCTAAATCCCCTATCAAAAAAAGGCTGCCAATCCCTTATGGGCGGCAACCTTTGATTTTTACTCTACGACAACGCCAACATCGCGTTCATATCTTCCTCAGCAGTAGTAATTAGCTTCAATCCAAAAAGCTCTACCAACACATCCAGTACACCTGGCGAGATGAACTCGGGTGGCTTTGGTCCGATGCGGATGTCCTGAATGCCGAGACTGAACAAGCCTAGCAGAATGGCCACTGCTTTTTGCTCAAACCAAGACAGCACGATGCTGACAGGCAGCTCGTTCACCGTACACTCAAATGCCTCAGCCAGAGCCATGGCAATCTTCACTGTAGAACCGGAATTATTACATTGCCCAAGGTCAATGTAACGCGGAATACCGGTGTCTCCAACGGTGCCATAATCTACGTCATTAAAGCGGAACTTTCCGCAAGAAGTAGTTAAAATGACGGTATCGTTCGGTAAGGAAGTCGCCAACTCACGGTAGTAATTCCCGCCCGTACCTGGCGCATCACAGCCTGCAATGACGAAAAACCGGCGGATATGCCCGTCTTTGACTGCTTGAATGATCTCTGGTGCTAACCCGATTACAGTTTCATGATGATATCCGGTCGTGAGTACCAGATCTGACTCTACATCAGCCGCAGGTAGGGACAACGCTCGATTAATTAGTGGGGAGAAGTCGTCGCCCGTTATTTTCTCTACACCTTCCAGCCCCGCTACTTCATATGAGAAAAAGCGGTCTGCATAAGTGCCTTTAATCGGCATTACACAGTTTGTGGTAGCAAGAATTGCACCGGGAAACTGCTCAAACAATCTACGCTGATCATACCACGCTTTGCCGATGTTGCCTTTAAGATGCTTATACTTTTTGAGTGCAGGATATCCATGCGCAGGCAGCATTTCTGAGTGAGTATAAATGTTGATGCCTTTCCCCTCTGTCTGCCGCAGTAATTCCTCCAACGCATATAAATTATGTCCAGTCACAACAATACATTGACCTTCAATTTTGTTCTGACTGACTGTGATTGGTTGCGGAATGCCAAAGCGGTCCGTATGCGCACGATCCAGTACATCCATGATGCGCACCGCCGCATCTCCGACCTTCATCGCCATCTCCAAATGTTCCTGCGTATTAAAGTTGGAATTGGTCAACGTCATATACAAAGCTTCGTGGGTGATACGATCCACCTCGGGGTCGCTATATCCTAGCTGCCGGGCATGTGTCGCATAAGCTGCAATTCCTTTTAATGCAAAAATCATCGTATCTTGTAAACTCGCAATGGTTTCATTTTTGCCACATACCCCTACAACGGTGCATCCGCCATTCGGTGTCTGTTCACATTGGTAACAAAACATATCGTTATCCTCCATATCTAGATAATCATTCGTTACTTCCAACGTAACAGAACACCAAACCTTGAGTTGTGATTACACACACATTTTTTTAGATCAAGCAGATTTAAATGACCTTCTATTTATAACAATCATTAGTACAATAACGCCTAAACAAATGAAAATATTAATCTCAAAAACCAATTTGTACGCCTGCAACTGACTCCCTTGTCCTGTCCCTCCACTCATCACACCAAGTCCAAGTGCTGAGCCAAAGACCATCCCCGCATTTCTTGTTAAAGCAATTAATCCGCCAATCGAACCTACGTGTTCCCGAGGCGTCTGCTGCATAATAAAGCTATTATTAGGAGAGGCAATGAGCCCCATACCAAGGCCTATAAGAGATAGAATCGCCGCGATTCCATAAACCGGTATATGGTCTAAATACACCAGCAACAAGATAAACCCGCTTCCCATACAGCTCAGTCCCATAAGCATCAGACGATGAGAGCCATAACGGTCGGAACAGTAGCCTGCGAGAGGACCTGCAAACGCCAAGGCAATGGGATAAGCCGCCATAATATATCCTGTCGTAGATGACGAGAACGGAACCGCCGCCCCCATCAAATAAAATGGAATAAGGACAAGCAATGTATTAGACAGAATAAAAGAGGCACAGCTAACGATCAAGCCTCCCGCTACAGTTGGAATTTTCAAAGCTTGTAAGGGTAGAAAAGGATTCTTTTGCTTCCGTTCCCAGAATAGAAAAGTAATCAGTAACAAGAACCCCCCCACCAAACTTGTCATCGTCCACACGGACACCCAGCCCCATTTGCTCCCATTTGTTATTACGAGAAGAACCAAGGTGATGAATGCCATAAACAAGCTGGCCCCCACGAAGCTGATAGCACCCGGTTTGCGCTCTTGCACACGGTTGGGTATGTACCGATATGCCATAATTGTAGCCACAATCGCCACAGGAACATGGATTAAAAATAACCATTTCCAGCTCAGCCACTCTGCAATCAAACCTCCCGCTATAGGTCCCGTCATCCCGCCCAGTGCGACAGCTGTACTTAAAATTCCGAGTGCACGTCCTCTTTGCTCTTTCGGCATATGAATGGTGATGAGCGCAATATTAGTTGCTTGGAAAATCGCAGCTCCTACTCCCTGTATAACTCTGAGCGTTAGCAATATTGGTAAATTAGGTGAAAAAGCGACCAGGATGGAACCCACAGTAAAGATCACAAATCCAAGATTGTGAATCCGGCGAAAACCATAACGGTCGCCCAGTTTCCCCATAACAGGAAGAAGTGCCGTAATCACTAGCAGATACCCTGTTGTGATCCATAATCCCTTCCCAAGCTCTGTCTGAAAATAATCCACAATAAAAGGAAGCGACACATTCACAATTCCGGCTGTAAAATGGGAAATAAACGCCCCCATACAAATAGCCGCCATCATCCCCAGCCGCTGCCCGTGTCTGCTTTTAAACTCTATATCTTTTGCTGCTATCATGTTGATCCCGTCCCTACTCATATTGTTTAAGAATTACTAACAATTATAAGTAGATCCCTTGCAAGAACAATCCCATAAAGATGGGATGGAAATGGTTTAGGCGAATATGTCTATCAGAATAGGTGAGGAAAATCAGAGGTAATGCAAAACAGCAAAAAGCGGCACATTTAAGTGCCGCCTCTGAATTATTATCTATAAGAGTCATGCGTTGGGCGAAACAAATCTTCTTCGGAACTTCTGACCATAGAAAAATGTTCGACATTGTAGTGCCCATGTAATGTTTTATTGTGATGCTTGATGATTTGTTCTGCACTTAAAACATCATTGCCCGTTGTAGAATGACCATCTCCGACCAATGTAACATCCATGCCGCTAACCGTAGCCGTCCGAACCGCAGTATCGATGCAGTGTTGAGTTTTACATCCCATAATGACCACATGCTCAATCTGCTGATCTTTCAGATATTGTAGCAGTTCAGTTCCGTGAAAAGAATTCGTTGCCAGCTTATCAAAGATTTTGGCATTTACAGACCTATTGATTTCATTGTGCACTTGAAAGCCTGCACCTGTTCCTTCAGCGACATCAAGATCCCTAACAAACACAACTTCGACATTGGCTTCTTTTGCTTGTTCAATCACTTTATTAATATTCCGGATAAGCTGCTCTTTATTGAATACCGCACTTTCCTTTTCGTTTCCATCCATTAATTCTTGTTGTGCATCGATGATTAATAATACCTGATTCAAATGATTTTCCCCTTTCGAATGGTGGGGAACGCTAACACGCTTGATCAGTTAAACGTTTTCCCCATATAATTTTGCAAGCTGACATTGTTTTTCATAATATCTACCTCCCAATAAAAATGGTATATAAACTTTAATCTTATAATTTAAGACTTTTTTAGTTTACCATATTTTTAAAATGTACTCTCTAAAAACTTTGATCGCTACATCCATTGATACATCATAAAAATGGAGGAAATCAGATTAGTCAGCCCGTGCAGGACCCAACCTGGAATGATCGAACCGCCGGATAACTTCTCATTCAATATTCCGATACTCCAACCCACAAGACCCGTAAGAAGCATTACAACAGCAGAATTCAAAAATCCGGCACTACTGTATAACAGCACAGCATGTACGACACCAAATAATAAAGCTTGAGCACAGTTTCCAATTCCGAATCCGAATTTCGAACTTAACCGTTTTCCAATGAAGCCGCGGAACAGAATCTCTTCGGACAAGCTAGTCTGCAACCAAGAATAAATCAATGCCGGAATCAAACCTTTAAGACCTGTACCATAAAACTGTGAGCTGGCCAAAGTATTCCTATCCAGCATGTAGATTGCTGTAAGCATTCCCAGACTGGTGAATATAGTCATCGTAAGTATAAAACATAGTATGAACTGCTTCCTAGAAATCAATTGGGGTTTCTTCCAGCCAATCCACATGGCAAAGGATGATGTTGTTCTGCTTGTAAAAAACCAGTATGTATAGGGAATGATGCTGAATAAGATGAGCTGAAGGACTGCACTGATGAGCAATGACAATGTCAACGGAATACCCTCCCTTTAATAAGAACAGCCTCAATATATCATGGACCGCTGCTTGCCCGCGGGAAGAGACCGTAACTTGCAGGTTAGGTGGAGTAGTTGGTTTCGGATTGCTACTCAGGCAGTGGTAATACCGCCAACATCATGAACTGCCCATTCTCATATCTGAAACTGACGCTTCCTTGAAGCTGTTGAACCGCATACTCAATGCTTTCGATTCCGAACCCTCTACTCCCAAAGTTCCGCTTGCTGGACAAAAAAGAGCCCTGCCCGTCCTCTGTAAGCAGAGATGCAGGATTCTTTAAAGAAATCACCAATAACCCTTCGGTATAAATTACTTCCAGCTCAATAACATTCTGCTCTGACTCTGGTAATCTCTGAACCCCTTCAATTGCATTATCTAATGCATTGCCTAGAATAATTGCAATATCAACCTCTTTGCCTGCAAGTGACAGGTCCTGCGGGATGCGAAAATGAGATTGCATTGTAACTTGATGTAGCTCAGCTTTTGCGAATTTCTCATTATAAATGGCATCAATAGCGATATTTCCAGAAGAAATAAACTTTTCTCCCGCCTCCTGTGTCGAAGCAACCTCTGCAATATATCGCTTGGCTTCTTCTAAAGCGCCTTCATCCAGCAGAGAATGAATAAGGATCAGCACATGATTCAGATCATGCCGCAAACGCTGTGCTTCCTGATTATCTTTCAGTTTACTCGTGTAATCCTTCACTTGCTGCTGAAGCACATGATTATGGAATTCGATCTGCATCCGTTTCATTAACTTTTGATATATAAACATTACAGCCACATTAATTACAAGAATACCAAGCAGAATGAACACAAAATCAAGCGGAATATTAAAAGGTTTATCACTGGAATATCTCAGATTCACAATAATAATAAGCAAAGAACCCGCCGAAACAAGATTCAACACAGCCCAATCCTGATTCGACAATAACGTAGTGGTGTCCACTTTGAATAACCGCAACAATAGCAGACATAACATGATGCTTAGCAAAATAACAAATAGGAAAGCAAAAGATAACCACCAAAAATTAGCTTCATTTATTCCACCGGTATTGAGCGGGATATGCTGAATCCCATACCATACCAGCATTTCAATAACAACCGTAAACACTGTATAGAAACTGCTAAAGAACAGCTTTTGTAGCACACTGCCGCGGAAATAAACAATAGTAATCAGACTATATACAATCAGGTGAAGGATGACCGAATCAACTAGAGATAAGCTAGCAGCAGTAAGCGATTTAACCATATAAAAGATAATAAGACAGCCTATAAATGACTTTTTGCTCCTGTTCAGGATTAGAAATTTCTTGAGAAAAATATAAAATGTGACCCCTTGCGGAACATATATAAGGATGAGCATAAATACACCAAAAAAGTAAGGACTAATCTCCCGGATGAAAGACATTTATCTTAAGAGCCTCTTTTCTATAAAGGCATGGTATGACCGTAAAGAATCAGAGCTTTTACTGCGGCTGACTGGAAGTTCCACCCCGTTCTTCAGCTGAATAAGTTCCTTGCTTAAAGAACGAACATGCAGCCAATTTACTAGGAATCCCGTATGTACGCGACAGAAATCATGTGATCCCAGCTGTCCTTCCAAATCTCCCAGTTTGCCATAATACGAGTAAGTCTCTTGTTCAGTATAAAGGACCAACTTTTTACCTCGTTCTACCGTGATATACATAATATCATCTACCCTTAAATTATAGCTCATATGATGGATTGAGAATGTCAGCACATTGTTTCTTTGCAAGCATTGCTGAATGGCTTTGACTGTGGCGGTCTGCAGTTCATGTTCATCAATAGGTTTCAGCAAATAGCGAAAGGGATGAACCGCAAAGCTTCTTCTCATATAACTTGTATGGCTGGTGACATAAATAATTAATACCCTGGCATCTTTGAGCCGGATCTTCTCTGCAACTTCTATACCGTTATACTCGGGCATCTCCATATCCAGATAAACTATATCGTATGCGGTAGACGTCATTGTCTGAAGCAGGGTTTGGCCTGATTCATAAATCTCAATAGAGGCGGTCATCCCTTGCAGGCTAGTCATCTGCTTCTTGAGTAATTCTTCCAACCGCGAGGCATCTTGCCTCTGATCGTCACAGATAGCAATGTTAAGATTCATATTATGTATCCCTCCAAGTGAACGTAATTCTATCATATTATAATTTGGAAAAATATGAAGAACCGACAAAAAGCCGATCCTCTCGGACCGGCCAATAAACTCTTTTCATAGGAAAGTTTTTACCCTAATCAATTCATCGGAATCGCGGACGCCAGCCGCCGAAACTGGATGAAAATAAACAGAGCGGTCAGCATCACCACAATTCCTGAACCGAGGAACCATAGCTGCACTCCGTATCGATCCACTACAGGTCCTGCCAACAGCAGTCCAATTGGCGAAGACAACATCATAATGCTGGTCACAAGTGAAATGACACGCCCAAGCATCTCGGGTTCAAAAGAACGCTGGATCATCGCCATGAAGGGACCATTGAAGAAGGGTGCCGCACTGCCCATGAAGAACGAGAGAATGGCAAAGATCACAAATGCATTCGGACCAATCAAACCACTGATCACACAGGTAAGACCGATGACTAGCAGACCTACGCTCATATAGCTAATGTCGCTCCATTTTGATGAGAACATCGACAATAGCAGACCACCTAAAATCATCCCG
It contains:
- a CDS encoding CPBP family intramembrane glutamic endopeptidase; protein product: MTLSLLISAVLQLILFSIIPYTYWFFTSRTTSSFAMWIGWKKPQLISRKQFILCFILTMTIFTSLGMLTAIYMLDRNTLASSQFYGTGLKGLIPALIYSWLQTSLSEEILFRGFIGKRLSSKFGFGIGNCAQALLFGVVHAVLLYSSAGFLNSAVVMLLTGLVGWSIGILNEKLSGGSIIPGWVLHGLTNLISSIFMMYQWM
- a CDS encoding sensor histidine kinase codes for the protein MSFIREISPYFFGVFMLILIYVPQGVTFYIFLKKFLILNRSKKSFIGCLIIFYMVKSLTAASLSLVDSVILHLIVYSLITIVYFRGSVLQKLFFSSFYTVFTVVIEMLVWYGIQHIPLNTGGINEANFWWLSFAFLFVILLSIMLCLLLLRLFKVDTTTLLSNQDWAVLNLVSAGSLLIIIVNLRYSSDKPFNIPLDFVFILLGILVINVAVMFIYQKLMKRMQIEFHNHVLQQQVKDYTSKLKDNQEAQRLRHDLNHVLILIHSLLDEGALEEAKRYIAEVASTQEAGEKFISSGNIAIDAIYNEKFAKAELHQVTMQSHFRIPQDLSLAGKEVDIAIILGNALDNAIEGVQRLPESEQNVIELEVIYTEGLLVISLKNPASLLTEDGQGSFLSSKRNFGSRGFGIESIEYAVQQLQGSVSFRYENGQFMMLAVLPLPE
- the hcp gene encoding hydroxylamine reductase, whose product is MFCYQCEQTPNGGCTVVGVCGKNETIASLQDTMIFALKGIAAYATHARQLGYSDPEVDRITHEALYMTLTNSNFNTQEHLEMAMKVGDAAVRIMDVLDRAHTDRFGIPQPITVSQNKIEGQCIVVTGHNLYALEELLRQTEGKGINIYTHSEMLPAHGYPALKKYKHLKGNIGKAWYDQRRLFEQFPGAILATTNCVMPIKGTYADRFFSYEVAGLEGVEKITGDDFSPLINRALSLPAADVESDLVLTTGYHHETVIGLAPEIIQAVKDGHIRRFFVIAGCDAPGTGGNYYRELATSLPNDTVILTTSCGKFRFNDVDYGTVGDTGIPRYIDLGQCNNSGSTVKIAMALAEAFECTVNELPVSIVLSWFEQKAVAILLGLFSLGIQDIRIGPKPPEFISPGVLDVLVELFGLKLITTAEEDMNAMLALS
- a CDS encoding LytR/AlgR family response regulator transcription factor — its product is MNLNIAICDDQRQDASRLEELLKKQMTSLQGMTASIEIYESGQTLLQTMTSTAYDIVYLDMEMPEYNGIEVAEKIRLKDARVLIIYVTSHTSYMRRSFAVHPFRYLLKPIDEHELQTATVKAIQQCLQRNNVLTFSIHHMSYNLRVDDIMYITVERGKKLVLYTEQETYSYYGKLGDLEGQLGSHDFCRVHTGFLVNWLHVRSLSKELIQLKNGVELPVSRSKSSDSLRSYHAFIEKRLLR
- a CDS encoding SDR family NAD(P)-dependent oxidoreductase produces the protein MKYTVVTGASSGIGYETALAFAARGKNLIVIARRREQLEELKSEINHNYPDVVVVIRVTDLSVSSNAYKLYEDLQGFEIETWINNAGFGNFASVAKQDLDKISAMLHLNIESLTILSSLFVRDYSNVEGTQLINVSSGGGYTIVGNAITYCATKFYVSAFTEGLSHELKSQGALMQAKVLAPAATETEFAKLSFDVPEFEYHGTVPKYHTAKEMAVFMLDLYDNDHVVGIVNGLTYEFELRDTLYNYVASTR
- a CDS encoding MFS transporter; this translates as MIAAKDIEFKSRHGQRLGMMAAICMGAFISHFTAGIVNVSLPFIVDYFQTELGKGLWITTGYLLVITALLPVMGKLGDRYGFRRIHNLGFVIFTVGSILVAFSPNLPILLTLRVIQGVGAAIFQATNIALITIHMPKEQRGRALGILSTAVALGGMTGPIAGGLIAEWLSWKWLFLIHVPVAIVATIMAYRYIPNRVQERKPGAISFVGASLFMAFITLVLLVITNGSKWGWVSVWTMTSLVGGFLLLITFLFWERKQKNPFLPLQALKIPTVAGGLIVSCASFILSNTLLVLIPFYLMGAAVPFSSSTTGYIMAAYPIALAFAGPLAGYCSDRYGSHRLMLMGLSCMGSGFILLLVYLDHIPVYGIAAILSLIGLGMGLIASPNNSFIMQQTPREHVGSIGGLIALTRNAGMVFGSALGLGVMSGGTGQGSQLQAYKLVFEINIFICLGVIVLMIVINRRSFKSA
- a CDS encoding cysteine hydrolase family protein, with translation MNQVLLIIDAQQELMDGNEKESAVFNKEQLIRNINKVIEQAKEANVEVVFVRDLDVAEGTGAGFQVHNEINRSVNAKIFDKLATNSFHGTELLQYLKDQQIEHVVIMGCKTQHCIDTAVRTATVSGMDVTLVGDGHSTTGNDVLSAEQIIKHHNKTLHGHYNVEHFSMVRSSEEDLFRPTHDSYR